One genomic region from Spirosoma sp. KCTC 42546 encodes:
- the purD gene encoding phosphoribosylamine--glycine ligase encodes MNILILGSGGREHAFAWKLAQSPLCDKLFVAPGNAGTAQVATNLPISYIDFPAVADTVRDKKIDLLIVGPEEPLVKGIVDFLRQQPDLASLRIVGPDAKGAQLEGSKDFSKQFMHRYGIPTAASQTFTAETLQEGLAYLDSHSLPIVLKADGLAAGKGVIIAETLADAKTAMSDMLDGHKFGEAGSKVVVEQFLRGVELSVFVLADGDNYKILPEAKDYKRVGEEDTGPNTGGMGAVSPVVFASQSFLQKVEDKVVKPTLAGLKQEGIHYQGFIFVGLMKVNGEPFVIEYNARMGDPETEVVLPRLQSDFVELMVATADGELDKISVQVSPQTAVTTMLVSGGYPGDYETGKIISELERLEDVIAFHAGTKAQDGQVLTNGGRVMAITAQANSLENAVRKSQEAARMVQFGGKQYRKDIGVDLIRYSD; translated from the coding sequence ATGAATATACTAATACTTGGGTCGGGTGGGCGAGAGCACGCTTTCGCGTGGAAATTAGCGCAAAGTCCGTTATGTGATAAATTGTTTGTGGCGCCAGGCAATGCCGGTACAGCACAGGTTGCCACTAATTTGCCTATTAGTTATATTGACTTTCCGGCTGTTGCCGATACAGTCCGGGATAAAAAGATCGACCTGCTGATTGTGGGGCCAGAGGAACCCTTAGTAAAGGGAATTGTAGATTTTCTTCGTCAACAGCCTGATTTGGCCAGTTTGCGTATTGTTGGACCTGACGCCAAAGGAGCACAATTAGAAGGGAGCAAGGATTTCTCCAAGCAGTTCATGCACCGCTACGGCATCCCAACGGCGGCTTCTCAAACGTTTACGGCAGAAACGCTTCAGGAAGGGTTAGCCTACCTGGACTCGCACTCATTGCCAATTGTTTTAAAAGCAGATGGATTGGCCGCAGGCAAAGGCGTTATTATTGCCGAAACACTGGCAGATGCTAAAACGGCAATGAGCGATATGCTAGACGGTCACAAGTTTGGCGAAGCAGGTAGCAAGGTGGTTGTGGAGCAGTTTTTGCGAGGTGTTGAACTGTCGGTGTTTGTTCTGGCCGATGGGGATAATTACAAAATCCTGCCTGAGGCTAAAGATTACAAGCGGGTTGGCGAAGAAGATACAGGACCGAACACAGGTGGTATGGGAGCCGTTTCTCCTGTTGTATTTGCCAGTCAGTCATTTCTCCAGAAAGTTGAAGATAAAGTAGTGAAACCGACCCTGGCAGGTTTGAAACAGGAGGGGATTCATTATCAGGGCTTTATTTTTGTAGGACTCATGAAGGTTAATGGAGAACCCTTTGTGATTGAGTATAATGCACGTATGGGCGATCCGGAAACGGAAGTGGTACTGCCCCGGCTCCAAAGTGATTTTGTGGAATTGATGGTGGCTACTGCCGATGGAGAACTGGATAAAATTTCGGTTCAGGTCTCTCCCCAAACCGCGGTAACAACCATGCTGGTATCGGGTGGTTATCCCGGTGATTATGAGACCGGTAAAATCATTTCTGAATTAGAGCGTTTAGAAGATGTAATAGCGTTCCATGCCGGAACGAAAGCTCAGGATGGTCAGGTGTTGACCAACGGTGGGCGAGTAATGGCGATAACGGCGCAGGCCAATTCGCTAGAAAATGCTGTTCGGAAGTCGCAGGAAGCGGCCCGGATGGTGCAATTTGGGGGGAAACAGTACCGTAAAGATATCGGGGTTGACCTGATTCGGTACTCAGATTAG
- a CDS encoding regulatory iron-sulfur-containing complex subunit RicT translates to MSCKSCATGGCGTQRGASDGQTATTGCGSGGCSTGGCNKLNSFDWLSDIAMPGLKYDVVEVKFKGGRKEYYRNVHQLDLTTGDYVVVEMQSGFHIGAVSLQGELVRLQVKKRAVKINDDTKVIHRLATPKDMERHEQAVLRDLPSLYRSREIVRELKLNMKLSDVEFQSDNTKATFYYSSEERVDFRELIKMLASEFKARIEMRQISLRQEAGRLGGIGSCGRELCCSTWLTDFKNIATSAARYQNLSLNPAKLSGQCGRLKCCLNYELDTYMDALRDIPTIEKPLETQKGRAYLQKTDIFRKLMWFGYGAESTWHPLPILRVLEIVELNKNGIIPESFDVLMPIADKEPVTAAALNSDLQKLDAKYTSKANNTKKKKKKPRGPEGNSPRPAANGKVS, encoded by the coding sequence ATGTCATGTAAATCCTGTGCAACCGGCGGGTGTGGAACCCAACGCGGAGCATCCGATGGTCAAACGGCTACAACTGGATGCGGAAGCGGAGGGTGTAGCACCGGAGGCTGCAATAAACTGAATTCATTTGACTGGCTGAGCGATATCGCCATGCCAGGTCTGAAATACGATGTTGTAGAGGTTAAATTTAAAGGGGGCCGGAAAGAATATTACCGGAATGTCCACCAACTTGACCTAACTACTGGCGACTATGTTGTGGTCGAAATGCAATCGGGCTTTCATATTGGAGCCGTTTCGTTACAGGGAGAATTGGTGCGATTGCAGGTGAAAAAACGGGCCGTCAAAATTAACGACGACACCAAAGTTATTCACCGCCTTGCTACTCCCAAAGATATGGAACGCCACGAGCAGGCCGTTCTGCGTGATCTACCTTCTCTGTATCGTTCCCGCGAAATTGTTCGTGAGTTAAAACTCAACATGAAATTGTCTGACGTTGAGTTTCAGTCAGATAATACGAAAGCGACATTTTATTACTCGTCCGAAGAGCGCGTTGATTTTCGGGAATTAATAAAAATGCTGGCCAGCGAATTTAAAGCCCGGATTGAAATGCGGCAGATTAGCCTGCGGCAGGAAGCAGGGCGACTGGGAGGCATTGGTTCCTGCGGTCGTGAACTCTGCTGTTCAACCTGGCTCACGGATTTCAAAAACATAGCCACCTCGGCGGCCCGCTATCAAAATCTATCGCTGAATCCGGCCAAACTATCCGGTCAGTGCGGACGATTGAAGTGCTGCCTGAATTATGAGCTGGATACGTATATGGACGCTCTGCGTGACATTCCAACGATTGAAAAGCCGCTGGAAACGCAGAAAGGCCGGGCTTATCTTCAGAAAACCGATATTTTTCGCAAGCTGATGTGGTTTGGGTATGGAGCCGAGAGTACCTGGCATCCGCTACCCATTTTACGGGTATTGGAAATTGTCGAGTTGAACAAGAACGGCATTATTCCAGAATCATTTGACGTTTTGATGCCTATCGCTGATAAAGAACCTGTTACAGCAGCGGCCCTCAATAGCGATTTACAGAAGCTAGACGCGAAATACACGTCGAAAGCGAATAACACCAAAAAGAAAAAGAAGAAGCCGCGTGGCCCCGAAGGCAATTCGCCCCGACCTGCCGCAAACGGTAAAGTCTCCTAA
- the recQ gene encoding DNA helicase RecQ, protein MMQVDEAVHATLRERLKEIFGYSQFRGEQEVIIYSILAGRNTFVIMPTGAGKSLCYQLPAIVSNGTAVVISPLIALMKNQVDQLNAFGINAQFLNSTLSKAEMNKVKKDTLNGTLKLLYIAPESLTKEENLDFLKKANISFVAIDEAHCISEWGHDFRPEYRKIRGIVDNIGNLPVIALTATATPKVQLDIQKNLQMEDANLYKTSFNRKNLYYEIKPKVDAKKQLIKYVKQNKGKSGIIYCLSRKTVEEIAELLSVNDIKALPYHAGLDPQTRMNNQDAFLNEDADVICATIAFGMGIDKPDVRFVIHYDAPKSLEGYYQETGRAGRDGLEGNCLMFYSYDDIVKLEKFNKDKPVTERDNAKHLLAEMVSYANLGVCRRRQLLGYFGEFLDKDCGFCDNCLKSTEKFKVQHEVVLALQTVLQTDQRFDVAHLADVLTATTNQYVTSYEHDRLPVYGKGLAFSDDCNYWCSLIKQITIYGYLEKDVDNYGILKVSQRGMNYIEDPYPITLAKDHDYEQQAVDTKEDDDKDSSPASGGVAYDEELLGLLKALRKKIAKEKNLPPYVIFQETSMEEMATTYPTTREEMAQINGVGMGKVQKFGRPFIDLIAKYVEENEIETAQDVVVKSTVNKSKVKIFIIQQIDRKVDLDEIAESKSLSMEDLMEEIEHICYSGTRLNLDYYINQVMDEDRQDEIFDYFMRADSDNIAVAMREFGGDDFTEQDLRLMRIKFLSEVAN, encoded by the coding sequence ATGATGCAGGTTGATGAGGCAGTCCATGCGACGCTTAGAGAACGACTGAAAGAAATTTTTGGATATAGTCAATTCAGGGGCGAACAGGAAGTTATTATTTATAGTATCCTGGCGGGGCGCAACACGTTTGTTATAATGCCCACTGGGGCAGGTAAGTCATTGTGTTACCAACTGCCCGCTATTGTTAGCAATGGTACAGCCGTTGTTATTTCACCCCTAATTGCCCTGATGAAAAATCAGGTTGACCAGTTAAATGCCTTTGGAATCAATGCGCAGTTTCTGAACTCGACGCTCTCCAAGGCCGAAATGAACAAGGTCAAAAAGGATACGTTGAACGGCACACTCAAGCTGCTGTACATTGCGCCAGAGTCGTTAACGAAAGAAGAGAATTTGGATTTTTTGAAGAAAGCCAACATTTCTTTCGTCGCTATTGACGAAGCGCACTGTATTTCTGAATGGGGTCATGACTTCCGGCCTGAGTATCGGAAAATACGCGGTATTGTCGATAATATTGGCAATCTACCTGTCATCGCACTTACTGCTACGGCTACGCCTAAAGTACAGCTGGATATTCAGAAAAACCTCCAGATGGAGGATGCTAATCTATATAAAACATCGTTCAATCGGAAGAATCTTTACTACGAAATAAAGCCTAAAGTCGACGCCAAGAAGCAGCTTATCAAATACGTTAAGCAGAATAAAGGTAAGTCGGGGATTATCTATTGCTTAAGCCGAAAAACTGTTGAGGAAATTGCCGAACTACTCAGTGTTAATGATATAAAGGCACTTCCTTATCACGCTGGTCTGGACCCGCAAACGCGGATGAACAATCAGGATGCCTTTCTGAACGAAGATGCCGACGTAATCTGCGCTACCATTGCCTTTGGTATGGGAATTGACAAGCCAGACGTTCGGTTCGTGATTCACTACGATGCCCCTAAGTCGCTCGAAGGATATTATCAGGAAACAGGACGGGCGGGTCGTGATGGACTGGAAGGCAACTGCCTGATGTTCTATAGTTACGATGATATCGTTAAACTGGAGAAGTTTAATAAAGATAAACCCGTTACGGAGCGCGATAATGCCAAGCACTTGCTAGCCGAGATGGTTTCCTACGCTAATCTGGGCGTTTGCCGTCGTCGGCAGCTATTGGGCTATTTTGGGGAGTTCCTGGATAAAGATTGTGGTTTTTGTGACAACTGTCTGAAATCGACCGAGAAGTTTAAAGTGCAGCACGAAGTTGTACTAGCCTTACAAACTGTATTGCAAACAGATCAGCGATTCGATGTGGCGCACTTAGCCGATGTGCTGACGGCCACGACCAACCAATATGTCACCAGCTACGAACACGACCGGCTTCCTGTATACGGTAAGGGACTTGCCTTTAGTGACGATTGTAACTATTGGTGCTCACTGATCAAACAGATTACTATTTATGGATATCTCGAAAAAGATGTTGATAACTATGGGATTCTGAAGGTGTCTCAGCGAGGTATGAATTATATTGAAGATCCATACCCAATTACGCTGGCTAAAGATCATGACTACGAGCAGCAAGCTGTCGATACTAAAGAGGACGATGATAAAGATTCGTCTCCAGCGTCGGGTGGCGTTGCCTATGATGAAGAACTGCTTGGGTTATTAAAAGCACTTCGGAAAAAAATTGCCAAGGAAAAGAATCTGCCTCCTTATGTTATCTTCCAGGAAACGTCGATGGAGGAGATGGCGACTACTTACCCCACCACGCGTGAAGAAATGGCGCAGATCAATGGGGTTGGTATGGGCAAAGTGCAGAAGTTTGGTCGGCCTTTTATCGACCTGATTGCCAAATACGTTGAAGAAAATGAGATTGAAACGGCTCAGGACGTAGTCGTTAAATCAACGGTTAATAAATCGAAAGTCAAGATTTTCATCATCCAGCAGATCGACCGGAAAGTTGACCTCGATGAAATTGCTGAATCGAAGTCGTTGTCGATGGAAGACTTGATGGAAGAAATTGAGCATATCTGTTATTCAGGTACACGGCTTAACCTTGATTATTACATTAATCAGGTAATGGATGAAGACCGGCAGGACGAAATTTTCGACTATTTCATGCGGGCCGATAGTGATAACATTGCTGTTGCCATGCGTGAATTTGGAGGAGATGATTTCACCGAACAAGACTTGCGCCTAATGCGCATTAAATTCCTGTCGGAAGTAGCTAACTAA
- a CDS encoding RNA polymerase sigma factor, with the protein MTALEFTNHIGKVSKSLRPFALRLTKDVEDANDLLQDTLLKAFTNRDKYTDGTNLKAWLYTIMKNTFITNYQRMVRKNTFIDTTDNLHYINSIESSTDNLAYSSFAQDDINRAVNGLDDTYKTPFMMHFRGFKYHEIAAKLNIPIGTVKNRIHIARKELKDQLKVYAYFNA; encoded by the coding sequence ATGACAGCTCTCGAATTTACTAATCATATTGGCAAAGTGTCCAAATCGTTACGCCCATTCGCGCTCCGTCTTACAAAAGATGTTGAAGATGCGAACGACTTATTACAGGACACATTACTGAAAGCATTTACCAATCGTGATAAATACACGGATGGTACCAATCTGAAAGCTTGGTTGTATACGATCATGAAAAACACATTCATCACGAACTATCAGCGCATGGTGCGTAAAAACACCTTCATTGATACAACCGACAACCTGCACTACATTAATTCCATAGAAAGCAGCACTGATAACCTGGCTTATTCGTCCTTTGCTCAGGATGATATCAACCGGGCAGTGAACGGCCTTGACGATACGTATAAAACTCCGTTTATGATGCATTTCCGGGGTTTTAAATACCATGAAATTGCGGCAAAATTGAATATTCCCATTGGGACGGTAAAGAACCGAATTCACATTGCCCGGAAAGAATTGAAAGATCAATTAAAAGTTTACGCTTATTTTAACGCATAA
- a CDS encoding SIS domain-containing protein — protein MKVIKNPKTIARSVLLAEAEAIRNAVDLLDDQFDSAVETLLMTTGRLVVTGVGKSALIGQKIVATMNSTGTPALFMHAADAIHGDLGMIQDNDVVLIISKSGNTAEIKVLLPLLKRTNVQLIALVSARDSYLAQHANHVLHAYAEYEADPLNLAPTTSTTVALALGDALAVSLLELRGFTRQDFARYHPGGSLGKRLYLKVADIFPHNQCPQVLPDTTIKDVIFTISANRLGATAVVDEAGLLLGIVTDGDIRRLAYEHDSFWKLCAQDAMTAEPVCVAPDDYAVAALQLMQERDITQLIVAESGHIYGFVHLHDLLKEGLI, from the coding sequence TTGAAAGTAATAAAAAATCCTAAGACCATCGCCCGTTCGGTACTCCTAGCCGAAGCGGAAGCTATCCGGAACGCCGTTGATTTGCTTGATGACCAATTTGATTCAGCCGTTGAAACGTTGCTAATGACCACAGGCCGTCTGGTCGTAACAGGCGTTGGCAAAAGTGCGCTGATTGGTCAGAAAATTGTTGCAACCATGAACTCCACCGGTACGCCTGCTTTGTTCATGCATGCTGCGGATGCGATTCATGGCGACTTAGGCATGATCCAGGATAACGATGTGGTTCTTATTATCTCGAAGAGTGGGAATACAGCTGAAATAAAGGTCTTATTACCCTTGCTGAAGCGAACAAACGTTCAGCTAATAGCACTCGTAAGTGCACGCGATTCCTATTTAGCTCAGCATGCCAACCATGTACTTCACGCGTATGCCGAATACGAAGCAGATCCATTGAATTTAGCCCCAACTACGAGTACAACGGTAGCTCTCGCACTAGGTGATGCACTGGCTGTCAGTCTTTTAGAGCTACGTGGTTTTACCAGACAGGATTTTGCCCGCTATCATCCGGGTGGATCGTTAGGGAAAAGGTTATATCTGAAAGTAGCCGACATTTTCCCACACAATCAGTGCCCGCAAGTTCTACCAGACACAACTATCAAAGACGTTATTTTTACGATTTCCGCCAATCGTTTAGGAGCAACCGCTGTAGTCGATGAGGCTGGTTTGCTGCTTGGTATTGTTACCGATGGTGATATTCGGCGGCTGGCCTATGAGCACGATTCATTCTGGAAACTCTGTGCGCAGGATGCAATGACGGCTGAACCAGTTTGCGTAGCACCCGACGATTATGCTGTAGCGGCTTTACAGTTAATGCAGGAGCGAGATATTACGCAGCTTATTGTGGCCGAATCGGGTCATATTTATGGCTTTGTGCATCTACATGATTTATTGAAGGAAGGTCTTATCTGA